A single window of Pseudomonadota bacterium DNA harbors:
- a CDS encoding cold-shock protein: protein MSTVTGTVKWFNDAKGYGFIEQESGPDVFAHFKAIAGEGHRSLIEGQRVQFTVTQGQKGPQAENISPC from the coding sequence ATGTCCACCGTTACCGGTACCGTTAAATGGTTCAACGACGCAAAAGGCTATGGCTTTATCGAGCAAGAATCAGGTCCTGACGTATTCGCCCACTTTAAGGCGATCGCCGGAGAAGGCCACCGATCACTCATAGAAGGTCAGCGAGTTCAATTCACCGTCACGCAGGGCCAGAAAGGCCCGCAGGCGGAGAATATTTCCCCCTGCTGA